In Leptospiraceae bacterium, the following are encoded in one genomic region:
- a CDS encoding ParB N-terminal domain-containing protein yields MHENYIIIRVYKLEYCPNRTGGLCKTLPVLDHTYLHGFTQYGARDMQKLRKLFPEDHPLLKHNPPHAREFHEYDTIVGSVFSEEEKLSVINKYIQKDKAMNTKTKLIQSSEKNNSSVSNVTFLKFDIEQIQIDKDSSIRFEYDPEKLQDLAESIRSNNNELLQPIIITRIYANSDKDVEFLNKSKVKYNVVAGRRRFLACRDILGLKKISVIVKDYRSFESEFAAQFAENEERENWTDFDYVKAINKIKDRNKKISNQEIAKIFNKTIDWVKKKMQHLGAIQDLPESAMSHLSQIPTSHAIELKKLPPEEKEKAIQELGEAAKNNLPLPTVKKIRENVARSIPVTSNTSKKKISVKVDKKEESAKAKKNRPDINTRPVAYFINQHGIRLAYKDWKNTGSIEPEHQALIVKDIRNAVVEIKLDLEHAKKIVSSYETELKNLISDSIALQEQQMFPVKKKKAEELDHFEIMRNRQDAINKAMLETHFKKKAGKK; encoded by the coding sequence ATGCATGAAAATTATATAATCATTCGAGTATACAAATTAGAATATTGTCCAAATAGAACTGGTGGACTTTGTAAAACTCTTCCAGTTTTAGATCATACATATCTGCATGGATTTACTCAGTATGGCGCAAGAGATATGCAAAAACTCAGAAAACTTTTTCCTGAAGATCATCCACTTCTAAAACACAATCCTCCGCACGCAAGGGAGTTTCATGAATACGATACAATAGTAGGATCAGTTTTTAGCGAAGAAGAGAAACTTTCAGTAATCAATAAATACATACAAAAGGATAAAGCCATGAACACAAAAACCAAACTAATACAATCTTCTGAAAAAAATAATTCAAGTGTATCGAATGTAACTTTTCTAAAATTCGATATTGAACAAATTCAAATTGATAAAGATTCGTCTATTCGATTTGAATATGATCCTGAAAAATTACAGGATCTTGCAGAGTCAATCAGATCGAATAACAATGAATTATTGCAACCGATTATAATTACAAGAATTTATGCCAACTCTGATAAGGATGTAGAATTTTTAAATAAATCTAAAGTCAAATACAATGTTGTAGCCGGAAGAAGAAGATTTTTAGCTTGCAGAGATATTTTAGGACTCAAAAAAATATCTGTTATCGTAAAGGATTACAGAAGCTTCGAATCAGAGTTTGCTGCACAATTCGCAGAAAACGAAGAGCGAGAAAACTGGACAGACTTTGACTACGTAAAAGCAATCAACAAAATCAAGGATAGAAACAAGAAAATATCCAATCAAGAGATTGCAAAAATTTTCAACAAAACTATAGACTGGGTAAAAAAGAAAATGCAACACTTGGGAGCTATTCAGGATTTACCAGAAAGTGCAATGTCGCACTTATCACAAATACCAACCAGTCATGCAATCGAATTAAAAAAACTTCCACCGGAAGAAAAAGAAAAAGCAATTCAGGAATTAGGCGAAGCTGCTAAGAATAATTTACCTTTGCCTACTGTGAAAAAGATTCGTGAGAATGTAGCGAGAAGCATTCCGGTTACAAGTAATACAAGTAAGAAAAAAATATCTGTAAAAGTTGATAAAAAAGAAGAATCTGCGAAAGCAAAAAAAAACAGACCAGATATTAATACGCGACCAGTAGCGTATTTTATTAACCAACATGGTATTAGGCTTGCTTATAAAGACTGGAAGAATACAGGCAGTATTGAACCTGAACATCAAGCACTTATCGTAAAAGATATAAGAAATGCAGTTGTAGAAATAAAATTAGATTTAGAACACGCAAAAAAAATCGTTTCTTCTTACGAGACTGAATTAAAAAATCTAATCAGTGATTCAATTGCATTGCAAGAGCAACAAATGTTTCCGGTAAAAAAGAAAAAAGCAGAAGAGTTAGATCATTTTGAAATTATGCGAAATCGCCAAGATGCGATTAATAAGGCAATGCTTGAAACTCATTTTAAAAAGAAGGCTGGTAAGAAGTGA